In Gemmatimonadales bacterium, the following proteins share a genomic window:
- a CDS encoding glycosyltransferase has protein sequence MDISLVISTRNRASQLEQALNSYARLQYEGAWELVIVDNGSSDATTQVLEAFGRSFSGHLRLLHHERPGLGGARNAGWRAARGSIVAFTDDDCYPREDYLSRIQSCFSDPRMGFAAGRVLLYDQLDYPVTIQLSDRRVEFPPKSYIAPGDIHGANFGFRRQALEAVGGFDERLGAGSKYHSAEDTDAVARVSAMGWWGVYDPAPTVLHHHRRRAPEQLRQLKKAHGIGAGAYFIKCLANPELRGKYLYRWPKAMMRSGLRRSLWQVVGAWRFLAAERTHK, from the coding sequence ATGGACATCTCCTTGGTGATCTCGACCAGGAATCGGGCTTCGCAGCTCGAGCAGGCCTTGAATTCGTATGCCCGGCTCCAGTACGAGGGGGCATGGGAGCTGGTGATCGTGGACAACGGCTCCTCCGATGCGACGACACAGGTACTCGAGGCGTTCGGCCGGAGCTTCAGCGGGCACCTTCGCCTGCTGCACCATGAGCGGCCGGGGCTCGGAGGTGCTCGAAACGCCGGGTGGCGGGCGGCACGTGGAAGCATCGTCGCATTCACCGACGATGACTGCTATCCGCGGGAGGACTATCTGTCGCGCATCCAGAGCTGTTTTTCGGACCCGCGCATGGGATTCGCGGCGGGCCGCGTGCTTCTGTACGATCAGCTGGACTATCCCGTCACGATCCAGTTATCCGACCGACGAGTGGAGTTCCCGCCGAAGTCCTACATCGCGCCAGGAGACATTCATGGTGCCAACTTCGGATTTCGCCGTCAGGCATTGGAGGCCGTCGGAGGGTTTGATGAGCGGCTCGGCGCTGGGTCGAAGTACCACAGCGCCGAAGATACCGACGCGGTGGCCCGGGTCTCCGCCATGGGATGGTGGGGAGTGTACGATCCCGCGCCGACCGTGTTGCATCATCATCGCCGGCGCGCACCAGAACAGCTCCGGCAGTTGAAGAAAGCGCACGGAATCGGTGCCGGAGCGTACTTCATCAAGTGCCTCGCCAACCCGGAGCTGCGCGGGAAATATCTGTATCGCTGGCCGAAGGCGATGATGCGAAGCGGGCTGCGGAGGAGTCTGTGGCAGGTGGTCGGGGCCTGGCGCTTTCTCGCGGCCGAGCGGACCCACAAGTGA
- a CDS encoding glycosyltransferase → MPRPPRDTHDGPRVLAWPGLGARTKNPYTWLLYSQLASLGVRVEEFTVARALRGGYDVFHVHWPDKALTAGPWVVSAAGAAAALACLDAAHRHGARVVWTAHNAHPHESRHPRLERWFWGAFVRRVDAVVHPSVAGQEAVEARYPALAARPHAVVPLGHYRGSYPDAVSREEARASLDIPPGTRVMTYFGLLRPYKNVPQLIRTAGELFARTGDVTLLVVGAPLTSTIAEEVRAAAGGDPRVRLVLEHVPEIDVQRYLRAADLVVLPFREITNSGSALLALSFDRPVLVPSRGAMGELQAIAGHDWVRTYEGDLTPQILATALDWATHRVPDASPRLDALEWPEIARQTLALYLAPS, encoded by the coding sequence GTGCCCCGACCTCCGCGAGACACCCACGACGGTCCTCGAGTCCTCGCGTGGCCCGGCCTCGGCGCGCGCACCAAAAACCCCTATACCTGGCTCCTCTATTCTCAGCTTGCGTCGCTGGGGGTGCGAGTGGAGGAATTCACCGTCGCGCGTGCCCTCCGCGGCGGATACGATGTCTTTCACGTCCACTGGCCCGACAAGGCACTCACGGCCGGGCCCTGGGTGGTGTCGGCAGCAGGCGCGGCTGCGGCGCTGGCGTGCCTGGATGCGGCGCACCGCCACGGCGCGCGTGTCGTGTGGACCGCTCACAATGCCCATCCCCACGAGTCGCGGCACCCACGCCTGGAACGGTGGTTCTGGGGGGCTTTCGTGCGGCGAGTGGATGCCGTAGTCCATCCCAGCGTCGCAGGGCAGGAGGCAGTGGAGGCGCGTTATCCGGCGCTTGCCGCCCGTCCGCACGCGGTCGTGCCGCTCGGGCACTATCGCGGCTCGTATCCCGATGCCGTGTCCCGGGAGGAAGCGCGCGCCTCGCTGGACATCCCACCCGGCACACGGGTGATGACCTATTTCGGGCTGCTGCGGCCGTACAAGAACGTGCCTCAGCTGATTCGTACGGCGGGCGAGCTGTTCGCCCGGACCGGTGACGTGACACTGCTGGTGGTGGGGGCGCCGCTCACATCGACGATCGCCGAGGAGGTTCGGGCTGCAGCCGGCGGCGACCCCCGCGTGCGACTGGTGCTCGAGCACGTGCCGGAGATCGATGTGCAGCGCTATCTGCGGGCGGCCGACCTCGTCGTGCTCCCCTTCAGGGAGATCACCAACTCCGGAAGCGCTTTGCTGGCACTCTCGTTCGACCGGCCGGTCCTGGTGCCCTCCCGGGGAGCCATGGGCGAGCTCCAGGCTATCGCCGGCCACGACTGGGTGCGGACCTATGAGGGTGACCTGACGCCGCAGATCCTTGCGACCGCGCTGGACTGGGCGACGCATCGGGTGCCGGACGCATCCCCCCGACTGGACGCGCTGGAGTGGCCGGAGATCGCTCGACAGACGCTCGCGTTGTACCTGGCCCCGAGCTAG
- a CDS encoding class I SAM-dependent methyltransferase, which produces MNQRGPGREDADIETSSEEYARRFSGSVGRWFLDLQARITLDLLRDLPAGASVLDVGGGHAQLTGPLLGAGFDVRVAASEPSCAARLTPWREHPHLRFEVVNLGALPYAARAFDAVLCFRLLPHSVAWTTLVSELCRVAGQAVVVDYPSSRSVNIIADRLFGLKHRIERDTRPYAVFQPAAVRAAFAAHGFEVRQERPQFLLPMVLHRAVGRAALARALELPGRLTGLRRILGSPVIVRADRLK; this is translated from the coding sequence GTGAACCAGCGTGGGCCCGGCCGGGAAGACGCCGACATCGAGACATCGTCGGAGGAATACGCCCGCCGGTTTTCCGGCAGCGTTGGCCGGTGGTTCCTCGATCTGCAGGCGCGGATCACGCTGGACCTGCTCCGGGACCTGCCGGCGGGTGCGTCGGTGCTCGACGTCGGGGGCGGTCACGCGCAGCTCACCGGGCCGCTGCTGGGCGCCGGTTTCGACGTACGGGTGGCCGCGAGTGAACCATCGTGCGCTGCCCGGCTGACCCCGTGGCGGGAGCACCCGCACCTTCGCTTCGAGGTGGTAAACCTTGGCGCGCTGCCCTATGCGGCCCGGGCGTTCGACGCAGTGCTCTGCTTTCGCCTGCTGCCCCACAGCGTCGCGTGGACCACGCTCGTGTCCGAGCTGTGCCGGGTGGCCGGGCAGGCGGTGGTGGTGGACTACCCCTCCAGCCGAAGCGTCAACATCATCGCCGACCGCCTCTTTGGACTGAAGCACCGGATCGAGCGAGATACCAGACCATATGCCGTGTTCCAGCCCGCCGCCGTCCGCGCGGCCTTCGCGGCGCATGGGTTCGAGGTGCGACAGGAGCGACCTCAGTTTCTCCTGCCGATGGTGCTCCACCGGGCGGTCGGACGGGCGGCGCTGGCCCGGGCGCTGGAGCTTCCCGGCCGGCTCACCGGACTGCGCCGGATCCTGGGATCGCCCGTCATCGTCCGCGCCGATCGTCTGAAGTGA
- a CDS encoding VanZ family protein, with amino-acid sequence MLALGGLVVILVVTLIPIPEQAASSAATPFLCLVCGQRGGVDVVLNILLFIPFAFGLRLSGIATKRVILASFLLTALVEFLQYTVVTGRDSSLSDILTNTLGGTLGALLAGHIDTVFRPSAPAARRFALAWTAVWLGVSGVTALALRPWAPGGPFLVQWARERPPHPPFGGKVTAASLEDVPLPPGHLPAGSQLPAPMRAGTMRLRVSVLTGLPASDWRPILILWHPGNEVLALSQSGHDLVFEGAWQATPLNFRPVAIRLDDALPSESGVPLELTAEVAQRTVRLSSSYGGGRSWSLQLSPSFSWSLVLPFDYAFGPEVHLLTGLWLAGFMLPLGLWWARVGLPLSVSLAWMAGTLFLGLALLPRLAGYPPVHWSEWAAATAGQVLGWACSRRAAYLPDRCDSPSIGAFSSS; translated from the coding sequence ATGCTGGCGCTGGGCGGGCTGGTCGTGATCCTTGTGGTCACGCTCATCCCCATCCCGGAGCAGGCAGCGAGCTCCGCCGCCACCCCGTTCCTCTGTCTGGTCTGCGGCCAGCGGGGAGGGGTGGACGTGGTGCTGAACATCCTCCTCTTCATTCCTTTCGCCTTCGGCCTCAGGCTGTCGGGCATCGCAACCAAGCGGGTCATCCTGGCGTCCTTTCTGCTGACGGCACTGGTGGAGTTCCTCCAGTACACCGTGGTGACCGGCAGGGACAGCAGCTTGAGCGATATCCTCACCAATACGCTGGGCGGAACGCTGGGGGCGCTGCTGGCAGGCCACATCGATACCGTGTTTCGACCGAGCGCTCCCGCTGCCCGGCGATTCGCCCTCGCCTGGACCGCGGTATGGCTCGGCGTCAGCGGAGTCACGGCTCTGGCTCTGCGCCCCTGGGCACCGGGCGGACCATTCCTGGTGCAGTGGGCGCGGGAGCGGCCGCCGCATCCTCCCTTCGGCGGCAAAGTGACCGCGGCATCGCTGGAAGACGTTCCGCTCCCGCCGGGGCATCTGCCGGCTGGATCCCAGCTGCCGGCCCCGATGCGGGCCGGGACGATGCGGCTCCGGGTGTCGGTTCTGACCGGACTCCCTGCCTCGGACTGGCGCCCGATTCTCATCCTCTGGCATCCAGGAAATGAGGTCCTGGCGCTCAGCCAGTCGGGGCACGACCTCGTCTTCGAGGGCGCATGGCAGGCCACACCGCTCAACTTCCGGCCGGTGGCGATACGACTGGACGACGCCCTCCCGAGCGAGTCTGGAGTGCCGCTCGAGCTCACGGCCGAGGTTGCGCAGCGGACGGTTCGCCTGAGCTCGTCGTACGGTGGCGGTCGCAGCTGGAGCTTACAGTTGAGCCCATCCTTCAGCTGGAGTCTCGTGCTCCCGTTCGATTACGCGTTCGGACCCGAGGTCCATCTGCTGACCGGGCTCTGGCTCGCCGGCTTCATGCTCCCGCTCGGACTCTGGTGGGCCCGCGTGGGGCTGCCGCTCAGCGTGTCGCTCGCATGGATGGCCGGCACCCTGTTCCTGGGGCTCGCGCTGCTCCCGCGGCTCGCCGGCTATCCACCGGTGCACTGGTCGGAGTGGGCCGCCGCCACCGCGGGCCAGGTGCTCGGGTGGGCCTGCTCCCGGCGCGCGGCTTATCTTCCAGATCGATGCGACTCACCTTCCATCGGCGCATTCTCCTCATCCTGA
- a CDS encoding ATP-binding protein, protein MRLTFHRRILLILILLGAVPTAVAIVGWGLTIRSTAPAGPGRALEAVGTSGRTLLQTLDSTRLRPAERRALADHATKLNAALARFQRAATFDRYYSAGLALVVLLVGAAFLYASVRLGGHLSRQLGRPIEELIGWTGNIRRMEPLPADRPRRGAPEFAALRTALREMADTLERARAQEIESERLRAFRETARRVAHEMRNPLTPIRLAVSQLSRTAASGQQDAIEVLVAESGRLEQLAREFTEFGRLPEGPAAPVDLPELLSELARSTLPTGVTARLVLAPSTPTLLGHYDPLRRAFSNILRNAVEACDGKGEIEISSEALADGRARVIIRDHGPGIPPELAARIFDPYFTAKDGGTGLGLALAKQTVEMHAGSIAVEPTAGGGASFVILLAGR, encoded by the coding sequence ATGCGACTCACCTTCCATCGGCGCATTCTCCTCATCCTGATCCTCCTCGGCGCGGTCCCCACCGCCGTGGCGATCGTGGGCTGGGGGCTGACCATTCGCTCCACCGCCCCCGCGGGTCCGGGCCGTGCGCTCGAAGCGGTCGGCACCTCGGGGCGCACGCTCCTGCAGACGCTCGATTCCACTCGCCTGCGCCCCGCCGAACGACGAGCGCTGGCGGACCACGCCACCAAGCTCAACGCGGCGTTGGCCCGGTTTCAGCGGGCCGCGACGTTCGACCGCTATTACTCGGCCGGGCTCGCGCTGGTGGTGCTGCTGGTGGGAGCCGCGTTCCTCTATGCGTCGGTTCGCCTCGGGGGGCATCTCTCCCGCCAGCTCGGCCGGCCGATCGAGGAGTTGATCGGGTGGACCGGAAACATCCGCCGTATGGAGCCGCTGCCGGCAGACCGCCCGCGTCGCGGCGCCCCCGAGTTCGCCGCGCTCCGGACGGCGCTCCGCGAGATGGCCGACACTCTGGAGCGAGCACGAGCCCAGGAGATCGAGAGTGAACGGCTGCGTGCCTTTCGGGAGACCGCCCGGCGGGTGGCGCACGAGATGCGAAACCCGCTCACGCCGATCCGCCTGGCCGTCTCGCAGCTGTCGCGCACGGCGGCCTCGGGCCAGCAGGACGCCATCGAAGTCCTGGTGGCGGAATCCGGGCGGCTGGAGCAGCTGGCCCGTGAGTTCACCGAGTTCGGCCGCCTGCCGGAAGGCCCAGCCGCGCCGGTGGACCTGCCGGAGCTCCTGTCCGAGCTGGCGCGCTCCACGCTGCCCACGGGCGTGACTGCCCGCCTGGTGCTCGCGCCCAGCACGCCCACGCTGCTGGGCCACTACGACCCGCTCCGGCGCGCCTTCAGCAACATCCTGCGGAATGCGGTGGAAGCGTGCGACGGGAAGGGAGAGATCGAGATCTCCTCCGAGGCCCTGGCCGATGGCCGGGCGCGGGTGATCATTCGCGATCACGGCCCCGGCATCCCGCCGGAGCTGGCAGCCCGCATCTTCGATCCGTACTTCACCGCCAAGGATGGTGGCACCGGGCTGGGGCTGGCACTGGCCAAGCAGACGGTGGAGATGCACGCCGGCAGCATCGCGGTGGAGCCCACGGCCGGCGGCGGCGCGAGCTTCGTGATTCTGCTGGCCGGCCGATGA
- a CDS encoding sigma-54 dependent transcriptional regulator — protein sequence MSSAPAQVLLVDDESNIRRMLAALLREEGFTVAEAPNGNAALLQLDDVDPDVIVLDLLMPPGPDGLETLVRIRERGLGTPVIMMSGKAQLTDAVRAVKQGAFQFLEKPLTPESVLVTVRAALELNRTRAENRALHAELARRGTLIGDSAAMREVRALIARVAPTEARVLVTGESGTGKELVAAAIHAASRRSARAFVTVNCAAIPRDLVESEMFGHERGSFTGATERRLGRFELAHEGTLFLDEVGDLSGEAQAKLLRTLETGELQRIGAERSQRVDVRVVAATNRRLEDEVQEGRFREDLFFRLNVFPLHLPPLRERLEDLPALVAHLSERVRPRYAATFTPAALEALASYAWPGNIRELANLVERLTILSGPMVDDTAVRQVLRGGPAPVLSLPSPGRPLNEALDDFERRVIGAALAQAEGNVAEAARALQTDRANLYRRMRRLGLDRQ from the coding sequence ATGAGCAGCGCGCCGGCACAGGTGCTCCTGGTCGACGACGAGTCCAACATCCGGCGGATGCTCGCGGCCCTGTTGCGGGAGGAGGGATTCACCGTCGCGGAGGCTCCCAATGGCAACGCGGCGCTGCTGCAGCTCGATGACGTCGACCCCGACGTCATCGTGCTCGACCTGCTGATGCCGCCCGGCCCGGACGGGCTGGAGACCCTGGTCCGGATCAGGGAGCGGGGCCTGGGAACACCCGTCATCATGATGAGCGGGAAGGCCCAGCTCACCGATGCCGTGCGCGCGGTCAAGCAGGGGGCGTTCCAGTTCCTGGAGAAGCCGCTCACTCCGGAATCAGTCCTGGTGACGGTGCGGGCTGCGCTGGAGCTCAACCGCACCCGCGCGGAGAATCGCGCGTTGCACGCGGAGCTGGCGCGCCGGGGCACGCTCATCGGCGACAGCGCGGCCATGCGGGAGGTGCGCGCCCTCATCGCGCGGGTGGCGCCCACCGAGGCGCGGGTACTCGTCACCGGCGAGTCGGGCACCGGCAAAGAGCTGGTGGCCGCTGCGATTCATGCGGCCAGCCGTCGGTCGGCGCGGGCGTTCGTCACCGTGAACTGCGCGGCAATACCCCGCGACCTGGTCGAGTCCGAGATGTTCGGGCACGAGCGCGGCTCCTTCACCGGCGCCACCGAGCGGCGACTCGGCCGGTTCGAGCTGGCCCACGAGGGCACGCTCTTTCTCGATGAAGTAGGCGACCTGAGCGGTGAGGCCCAGGCCAAGCTACTCCGCACGCTGGAGACCGGGGAGCTGCAGCGCATAGGGGCGGAGCGCTCGCAACGGGTGGACGTGCGGGTAGTGGCGGCCACCAATCGCAGGCTGGAGGATGAGGTCCAGGAAGGCCGATTCCGGGAGGATCTCTTCTTCCGTCTCAACGTCTTCCCGTTGCACCTCCCGCCGCTCAGGGAGCGGCTGGAGGATCTGCCGGCGCTGGTGGCCCACTTGAGCGAGCGGGTGCGCCCACGCTACGCCGCCACCTTCACGCCAGCCGCGCTGGAGGCCCTGGCATCGTATGCCTGGCCGGGCAACATCCGTGAGCTGGCCAACCTGGTGGAGCGACTGACCATTTTGAGCGGCCCGATGGTCGACGACACGGCGGTTCGCCAGGTCCTGCGAGGGGGTCCCGCCCCGGTCCTGTCACTGCCCTCGCCGGGCCGGCCGTTGAACGAGGCGCTGGACGACTTCGAGCGCAGAGTCATCGGCGCGGCGCTGGCGCAGGCCGAAGGCAACGTGGCCGAGGCGGCGCGGGCGCTGCAGACCGACCGGGCCAACCTTTACCGCCGGATGCGCCGCCTGGGCCTCGACCGCCAGTAG